From Amycolatopsis sp. YIM 10, the proteins below share one genomic window:
- a CDS encoding transcriptional regulator, whose protein sequence is MGTERRTATEAEANALASGIRLRIIRLTFKEALTNKELAQRLGKDPATVLHHVRKLVDTGFLAPQPARRGNRGAKEIPYLSTGLSWNLQLDESEELGQASLEAYLAEVAETGTAKVEQTRLVVQLPEEEHAEFKRRLYGLLEEFAARPVDPGAERTAVYLALYPST, encoded by the coding sequence GTGGGCACGGAACGACGGACCGCGACCGAGGCCGAGGCGAACGCGCTGGCCTCGGGAATACGCCTGCGCATCATCCGGTTGACCTTCAAGGAAGCGCTGACCAACAAGGAACTGGCGCAGCGGCTGGGCAAGGACCCCGCGACCGTGCTCCACCACGTGCGCAAGCTGGTGGACACCGGCTTCCTGGCGCCGCAGCCCGCCCGCCGCGGCAACCGCGGCGCGAAGGAGATCCCGTACCTGTCGACCGGGCTGTCTTGGAACCTCCAGCTGGACGAGAGCGAGGAACTGGGCCAGGCCTCGCTGGAGGCCTACCTCGCCGAGGTCGCCGAAACCGGGACGGCCAAGGTCGAGCAGACGCGCCTGGTGGTGCAGCTGCCAGAGGAGGAGCACGCGGAGTTCAAGCGCCGCCTGTACGGGCTGCTCGAGGAGTTCGCGGCGCGCCCGGTCGACCCGGGTGCCGAGCGGACCGCGGTGTACCTGGCGCTGTACCCCAGCACGTAA
- the hflX gene encoding GTPase HflX: MTELTHTDMAADFDGEELSIGELELEDRASLRRVAGLSTELEDVTEVEYRQLRLERVVLVGVWTEGTAAQSEASLAELARLAETAGSEVLEGIVQRRSRPDPATYIGSGKVRELFDIVRATGADTVICDGELSPGQLRQLEAKLKVKVVDRTALILDIFAQHASSKEGKAQVELAQLQYLIPRLRGWGESLSRQAGGRAGGANGGVGLRGPGETKLETDRRRINKRVAKLRREIASMDTIRETKRGRRVANEVPSVAIVGYTNAGKSSLLNAITGAGVLVEDALFATLDPTTRRADTPDGRTYTLTDTVGFVRHLPHQLVDAFRSTLEEAADADLLLHVVDGSDPAPEEQVNAVRDVLGEITRKRSEPLPPELLVINKADAADEVSLARLRNLLPGALVVSAQTGEGIGALIDAIAARVPRPDVVVDAVVPYTRGELVARVHADGEVLTEEHTEDGTHLRARVHPDLAAALHTFAVNGSPA, translated from the coding sequence ATGACGGAACTGACACACACTGATATGGCAGCCGACTTCGACGGCGAGGAGCTGTCGATCGGTGAGCTGGAACTGGAAGATCGCGCCTCGCTGCGCCGCGTCGCCGGGCTCTCCACGGAGCTCGAAGACGTCACCGAAGTCGAATACCGGCAACTCCGCCTGGAGCGGGTCGTGCTGGTCGGCGTGTGGACCGAAGGCACCGCCGCCCAGTCGGAGGCCTCACTGGCCGAACTCGCCCGGCTCGCCGAAACGGCGGGCTCGGAGGTGCTCGAAGGCATCGTGCAACGCCGTTCCCGGCCGGACCCGGCCACCTACATCGGCTCTGGCAAGGTGCGCGAACTGTTCGACATCGTGCGCGCCACCGGCGCCGACACGGTGATCTGCGACGGTGAGCTGTCCCCCGGCCAGCTGCGGCAGCTGGAGGCGAAGCTCAAGGTCAAGGTGGTCGACCGGACCGCGTTGATCCTGGACATCTTCGCCCAGCACGCCAGCTCCAAGGAGGGCAAGGCCCAGGTCGAGCTGGCCCAGCTGCAGTACCTGATCCCGCGGCTGCGGGGCTGGGGTGAGTCGCTGTCCCGGCAGGCCGGTGGTCGTGCCGGTGGCGCGAACGGCGGCGTGGGCCTGCGTGGTCCCGGTGAGACCAAGCTGGAGACCGACCGGCGGCGGATCAACAAGCGCGTGGCCAAGCTGCGCCGCGAGATCGCCTCGATGGACACCATTCGCGAGACCAAGCGCGGCCGCCGCGTGGCCAACGAGGTGCCCAGCGTGGCCATCGTCGGGTACACCAACGCCGGCAAGTCGAGCCTGCTCAACGCGATCACCGGGGCCGGGGTGCTGGTGGAGGACGCGCTGTTCGCCACCCTCGACCCGACCACCCGGCGCGCGGACACGCCCGACGGGCGCACCTACACGCTGACCGACACCGTCGGTTTCGTCCGGCACCTGCCGCACCAGCTGGTCGACGCGTTCCGCTCCACGCTGGAGGAGGCGGCCGACGCCGACCTGCTGCTGCACGTGGTGGACGGCTCCGACCCGGCGCCGGAGGAGCAGGTCAACGCGGTGCGCGACGTGCTCGGCGAGATCACCCGCAAGCGCAGCGAACCGCTGCCGCCGGAACTGCTGGTGATCAACAAGGCCGACGCGGCCGACGAGGTGAGCCTGGCCCGCCTGCGGAACCTGCTGCCCGGCGCGCTGGTGGTCTCCGCCCAGACGGGTGAAGGCATCGGGGCGCTGATCGACGCGATCGCCGCGCGCGTGCCGCGCCCGGACGTGGTGGTCGACGCGGTGGTGCCGTACACCCGCGGCGAACTGGTGGCCAGGGTGCACGCCGACGGTGAGGTGCTCACCGAGGAGCACACCGAGGACGGCACGCACCTGCGGGCACGGGTCCATCCGGACCTGGCCGCCGCGCTGCACACCTTCGCGGTCAACGGCTCGCCCGCGTAA
- the lexA gene encoding transcriptional repressor LexA has product MPALREPEDADESLTVRQSQVLEVIRAWVDRFGYPPSVREIGEAVGLNSTSSVSHQLRALQRKGYLRRDANRPRAVGVLAADAEPGTPIEQMPKPAYVPLVGRIAAGGPVLAEQSVEDVYPLPKDIVGEGDVFLLSVTGDSMVDAAITDGDWVVVRQQPTANNGEIVAAMIDGEATVKTYKLKDGHIWLMPHNEAYDPIPGDDATILGKVVAVLRRL; this is encoded by the coding sequence ATACCCGCCCTGCGCGAACCAGAGGACGCGGACGAGAGCTTGACCGTCCGGCAGTCACAGGTACTGGAAGTGATCCGGGCCTGGGTCGACCGCTTCGGCTACCCGCCGAGCGTGCGCGAGATCGGTGAGGCGGTCGGCCTCAACTCGACGTCCTCGGTCTCCCACCAGCTGCGCGCGCTGCAGCGCAAGGGTTACCTGCGCCGCGACGCGAACCGCCCGCGCGCGGTGGGCGTGCTGGCCGCGGACGCCGAGCCGGGCACGCCGATCGAGCAGATGCCCAAGCCGGCCTACGTACCGCTGGTCGGGCGGATCGCCGCCGGTGGCCCGGTGCTGGCCGAGCAGTCGGTCGAGGACGTCTACCCGCTGCCGAAGGACATCGTCGGCGAGGGCGACGTCTTCCTGCTCAGCGTCACCGGTGACTCGATGGTCGACGCGGCGATCACCGACGGCGACTGGGTGGTGGTGCGCCAGCAGCCGACCGCCAACAACGGCGAGATCGTGGCCGCGATGATCGACGGCGAAGCCACCGTGAAGACGTACAAGCTCAAGGACGGCCACATCTGGCTGATGCCGCACAACGAGGCGTACGACCCGATCCCCGGTGACGACGCGACCATTCTCGGCAAGGTGGTCGCGGTGCTGCGCAGGCTCTAG
- a CDS encoding LysM peptidoglycan-binding domain-containing protein codes for MSVLVDLDDVRGVVVRRGVLIDENVTVGEAPPVRPARRPRVKGETRRPPTRPRVVAGLRAVPEVRCAPVRRGVRWPWLAAMAVAAGVVVAGFGVLADAMAAPVPSRTAVVSVAPGETLWDVAERMAPSSDAAAVVERIRSLNHLDERGLVPGLPLEVPTETAPAN; via the coding sequence ATGTCGGTGCTGGTCGACCTGGACGACGTGCGGGGAGTGGTGGTCAGGCGCGGGGTCCTGATCGACGAGAACGTGACGGTCGGTGAGGCGCCCCCGGTGCGGCCCGCACGCCGCCCGAGGGTCAAGGGAGAGACGCGCCGCCCCCCGACGCGGCCGCGGGTGGTCGCCGGGTTGCGCGCGGTGCCGGAGGTGCGCTGCGCCCCGGTCCGGCGCGGGGTGCGCTGGCCGTGGCTGGCCGCGATGGCGGTGGCGGCAGGCGTGGTGGTCGCCGGCTTCGGCGTCCTGGCCGACGCGATGGCCGCGCCCGTGCCCTCGCGCACCGCGGTGGTCTCGGTCGCGCCGGGGGAGACCCTGTGGGATGTGGCCGAGCGCATGGCGCCGAGCAGCGATGCCGCGGCCGTGGTGGAGCGCATCCGCTCCCTGAACCACCTCGACGAGCGCGGTTTGGTCCCGGGCCTGCCCCTGGAAGTCCCCACCGAAACCGCTCCGGCGAACTGA
- the nrdR gene encoding transcriptional regulator NrdR — protein sequence MRCPFCRHADSRVVDSREVDEGQAIRRRRSCSECGRRFTTSETMVLAVVKRSGVTEQFSRDKVVRGVRRACQGRPVDDDDLQQLAQRVEESIRSAGLAEIPSHEVGLAILGPLRELDEVAYLRFASVYRSFSSVEDFEKEIADLRQAIAGSEESANDE from the coding sequence ATGCGGTGCCCGTTCTGCCGTCACGCCGACTCGCGCGTGGTCGACTCGCGTGAAGTGGACGAGGGGCAGGCGATCCGCCGCCGCCGGTCGTGCTCCGAGTGCGGTCGCCGGTTCACCACCTCCGAGACGATGGTGCTCGCCGTGGTGAAGCGGTCCGGGGTGACCGAGCAGTTCAGCCGGGACAAGGTGGTGCGGGGAGTGCGCCGCGCCTGCCAGGGCCGCCCCGTCGACGACGACGATCTCCAGCAGCTGGCGCAGCGGGTCGAGGAATCGATCCGGTCGGCCGGGCTGGCGGAGATCCCGAGTCACGAGGTCGGCCTCGCCATTCTCGGCCCGCTCCGCGAGCTCGACGAGGTCGCCTACCTCCGCTTCGCCAGCGTCTACCGCTCGTTCTCCTCGGTCGAGGACTTCGAGAAGGAGATCGCGGACCTTCGCCAGGCAATAGCCGGTAGCGAAGAGAGCGCGAACGACGAGTAA
- a CDS encoding adenosylcobalamin-dependent ribonucleoside-diphosphate reductase produces MTETVGTGADAVEQRQPGRLGIRRVFTTEGVHPYAEVEWEQRDVVMTNWRDGTVNFEQRGVEFPAFWSVNATNIVTSKYFRGAVGTPQRERSLKQLIDRVVGAYVRAGVEHGYFATPADAEIFEHELTWMLLHQVFSFNSPVWFNVGTASKQQVSACLPYHALVSTPSGLVPIGELVDTDAVGAKVYDGHGVTGVVATKANGRKNVHRVHTKAGYTLDVTADHLVWKAASATGGEFVEAGTLRPGDQLEWHRVRSFGEREIDQREIAEAALAGWLQSDGFVGRNEGTNRSLTIEAMTVNDEELAWVTDALDRVFPGAHRHERSVVTKDEGLDCRRTRLYGNHLQSFVDHWSLLTRGAAMTVPAHLYTAPLPVVAAYLRSLFQAEGYVSDRERSTLVGMDMICEQLVRGVQNLLLRFGIFSRVAKKADPRPNRHGCWSLRIQNRGDREIFAAEIGFVDERKSAKLEASLERPGRPAKPTKRLEIECIEDLGPMEVYDIQTDSGEFLAGNLRVHNCFILAVDDSMESILNWYREEGLIFKGGSGAGLNLSRIRSSKELLSSGGTASGPVSFMRGADASAGTIKSGGATRRAAKMVVLDVDHPDVEEFIETKAREEQKIRVLRDAGFDMDLSGSDISSVQYQNANNSVRVSDEFMQAVESDSAFGLRARQTGEVISEVEAKKLFRAMAQAAWECADPGIQYDDTINDWHTCPESGRITASNPCSEYMHLDNSSCNLASLNLLKFLGEDGTFDARRFARAVEFVITAMDISICFADFPTEAIGDTTRKFRQLGIGYANLGALLMAMGHAYDSDGGRALAASITSLMTGVSYRRSAELAGVVGPYEGYARNAEAHQRVMRKHAAANELIRTYHAIDAAVRKLASEEWHRGIKIGTEHGWRNAQASVLAPTGCLTAETLVTTDRGLARLSELGDLYGDRWQDVDFTVATDEGPRRATRFFVNGEEPTRRLVTAGGYRIQGTLAHRVKVVENGTWVWKRLADVRSGDVLPLQLGGLVGEPRRVPMPVLDQACYAGDRNAVVPGFVDEDLAELVGYFMGDGSLHAKGLRFRVADTDLDVVERLRVLCKGLFDIEAAVRPAAGYQEVAIDSVRLARWWKAAGFAKDLPGADHTGKGWTPRIPAAIRETNDVTVYAAFLRGVFEADGTVTEGVPGLSTASETFAEDIRSMLLTLRLATTTRETTSGWDGARYQVRLRNVDHALTFDEVIGFIGERKSRALVALEPRSAKDDLRDQPGYLFETVAVNEDGGVQPTYDLSVPENVTYVANGFVSHNTIGFMMDCDTTGIEPDFSLVKFKKLVGGGSMQIVNQTVPRALSVLGYQGEQAEAIVEFIAQHGHVVDAPGLRPEHYDVFDCAVGERSIAAMGHVRMMAAVQPFLSGAISKTVNMPESATVADVEEIYFQGWKLGLKALAIYRDNCKVGQPLSTAKKKEEPAEVAKVEYRPVRKRLPKKRPSQTVSFTVGGAEGYLHAGSYPDDGLGEIFIKLGKQGSTLAGVMDAFSMSISVGLQYGIPLEFYISKFSNLRFEPAGMTDDPDVRIATSVLDYLFRRLALDYLPYEKRSQLGIFTAEERASQVDADYGASTAEPPRVDLDELRSSVYSSEADAEPEVEGERQAQTSAELMELHLGKVADAPLCMTCGTKMRPAGSCYACEGCGATSGCS; encoded by the coding sequence ATGACCGAAACCGTGGGGACCGGCGCGGACGCCGTTGAGCAACGGCAGCCCGGCCGGCTCGGCATCCGCCGCGTGTTCACCACCGAGGGCGTGCACCCGTACGCCGAGGTGGAGTGGGAACAGCGCGACGTCGTGATGACGAACTGGCGCGACGGCACGGTGAACTTCGAGCAGCGCGGCGTGGAGTTCCCCGCCTTCTGGTCGGTGAACGCCACCAACATCGTGACCAGCAAGTACTTCCGCGGCGCGGTCGGCACACCGCAGCGCGAGCGGAGCCTGAAGCAGCTGATCGACCGAGTGGTCGGCGCCTACGTCCGAGCCGGCGTCGAACACGGCTACTTCGCCACCCCCGCCGATGCGGAGATCTTCGAGCACGAACTCACCTGGATGCTGCTGCACCAGGTGTTCAGCTTCAACTCCCCGGTCTGGTTCAACGTCGGAACCGCCTCGAAGCAGCAAGTCTCGGCGTGCCTGCCGTACCACGCCCTGGTCAGCACACCGTCCGGGCTGGTGCCCATCGGGGAACTGGTGGACACCGACGCGGTCGGGGCGAAGGTCTACGACGGGCACGGTGTCACCGGCGTGGTGGCCACCAAGGCCAACGGCCGCAAGAACGTCCACCGGGTGCACACCAAGGCCGGGTACACACTGGACGTCACCGCCGATCACCTGGTCTGGAAGGCGGCGAGCGCCACCGGCGGCGAGTTCGTCGAAGCGGGCACGCTGCGCCCGGGGGACCAGCTCGAGTGGCATCGGGTCCGCTCGTTCGGCGAACGGGAGATCGATCAGCGCGAGATCGCCGAAGCGGCGCTGGCGGGGTGGCTGCAGTCGGACGGGTTCGTCGGACGCAACGAGGGGACGAACAGGTCGCTGACCATCGAGGCGATGACCGTCAACGACGAGGAACTCGCCTGGGTGACCGATGCGCTCGACCGCGTGTTCCCGGGAGCGCACCGCCACGAACGTTCGGTGGTGACCAAGGACGAGGGGCTGGACTGCCGCCGCACCCGGCTGTACGGCAACCATCTCCAGTCCTTTGTGGATCATTGGAGCCTGCTCACCCGGGGTGCGGCCATGACGGTCCCGGCGCACCTGTACACCGCACCGCTGCCCGTGGTGGCCGCGTACCTGCGGAGCCTGTTCCAGGCTGAGGGTTACGTCTCGGATCGTGAACGGTCCACTTTGGTCGGCATGGACATGATCTGCGAGCAACTGGTCCGCGGCGTGCAGAACCTCCTGCTGCGCTTCGGCATCTTCTCGCGGGTGGCGAAGAAGGCGGATCCCCGCCCGAACCGGCACGGTTGCTGGTCGCTGCGGATACAGAACCGGGGTGACCGGGAGATCTTCGCCGCGGAGATCGGCTTCGTCGACGAGCGCAAGTCGGCGAAGCTCGAGGCGAGCCTGGAACGGCCGGGCCGGCCCGCCAAGCCGACCAAGCGGCTGGAGATCGAGTGCATCGAGGACCTCGGGCCGATGGAGGTCTACGACATCCAGACCGACAGCGGGGAATTCCTCGCCGGGAACCTCCGCGTGCACAACTGTTTCATCCTCGCCGTGGATGACTCGATGGAGTCGATTCTGAACTGGTACCGGGAAGAGGGGCTGATCTTCAAGGGCGGTTCCGGCGCCGGGTTGAATCTGTCGCGCATTCGGTCGTCGAAGGAGCTGCTGTCCTCCGGTGGCACGGCCTCCGGGCCGGTCTCGTTCATGCGGGGCGCCGACGCGTCGGCGGGCACCATCAAGTCCGGCGGGGCAACGCGCCGGGCGGCCAAGATGGTGGTGCTCGACGTCGACCATCCCGACGTCGAGGAGTTCATCGAGACCAAGGCCAGGGAAGAGCAGAAGATCCGCGTCCTGCGCGACGCCGGATTCGACATGGACCTTTCCGGCTCCGACATCTCCTCGGTGCAGTACCAGAACGCCAACAACTCGGTGCGTGTCTCCGACGAGTTCATGCAGGCGGTCGAGTCCGACAGCGCGTTCGGCCTGCGCGCCAGGCAGACCGGCGAGGTGATCAGTGAGGTCGAGGCCAAGAAGCTGTTCCGCGCGATGGCGCAGGCGGCGTGGGAGTGCGCCGACCCCGGGATCCAGTACGACGACACCATCAACGACTGGCACACCTGCCCCGAATCCGGCCGGATCACCGCGTCCAACCCGTGCTCGGAGTACATGCACCTGGACAACTCCAGCTGCAACCTGGCCTCGCTGAACCTGCTGAAGTTCCTCGGCGAGGACGGCACCTTCGACGCGCGCCGGTTCGCCCGCGCGGTCGAGTTCGTGATCACCGCGATGGACATCTCGATCTGCTTCGCCGACTTCCCGACCGAGGCGATCGGCGACACCACGCGGAAGTTCCGGCAGCTCGGCATCGGTTACGCCAATCTGGGCGCGCTGCTGATGGCGATGGGCCACGCCTACGACTCCGACGGCGGCCGCGCGCTCGCGGCGTCGATCACCTCGCTGATGACGGGCGTTTCGTACCGCCGTTCCGCCGAACTCGCCGGCGTCGTCGGCCCGTACGAGGGGTACGCGCGCAACGCCGAAGCGCACCAGCGCGTGATGCGCAAGCACGCCGCGGCGAACGAACTCATCCGCACCTACCACGCCATCGACGCCGCCGTGCGCAAGCTCGCCTCCGAGGAATGGCACCGCGGCATCAAAATCGGCACCGAACACGGCTGGCGCAACGCGCAGGCGAGTGTGCTGGCGCCGACCGGGTGCCTGACCGCCGAAACCCTGGTGACCACCGATCGCGGGCTCGCCAGGCTCTCCGAACTCGGCGACCTGTACGGCGACAGGTGGCAGGACGTCGATTTCACCGTGGCGACCGACGAGGGACCGCGGCGGGCGACCAGGTTCTTCGTCAACGGCGAGGAACCGACCCGGCGCCTGGTCACCGCGGGTGGGTACCGGATCCAGGGCACGCTGGCCCACCGGGTGAAGGTGGTCGAGAACGGCACCTGGGTGTGGAAGCGGCTCGCCGACGTGCGTTCCGGTGACGTGCTCCCGCTCCAGTTGGGTGGGCTGGTCGGCGAACCGCGCCGCGTGCCGATGCCGGTGCTGGACCAGGCCTGCTACGCGGGCGACCGGAACGCCGTGGTGCCCGGCTTCGTCGATGAGGACCTGGCCGAGCTGGTCGGCTACTTCATGGGCGACGGCAGCCTGCACGCGAAGGGATTGAGGTTCCGCGTGGCGGACACCGATCTCGACGTGGTCGAGCGGCTTCGCGTGCTGTGCAAGGGATTGTTCGACATCGAAGCCGCGGTCCGTCCCGCGGCCGGTTACCAGGAGGTGGCGATCGACTCGGTGCGTCTCGCCCGCTGGTGGAAGGCCGCCGGTTTCGCCAAGGACCTGCCCGGGGCCGATCACACGGGCAAGGGCTGGACGCCACGGATCCCCGCCGCGATTCGCGAGACGAACGACGTCACCGTGTACGCCGCGTTCCTGCGGGGGGTGTTCGAAGCGGACGGTACGGTCACCGAAGGCGTGCCGGGTTTGAGCACCGCCTCGGAGACCTTCGCCGAGGACATCCGCTCGATGCTGCTGACGCTGCGCCTGGCCACGACCACCCGCGAGACCACCAGCGGCTGGGATGGTGCCCGATACCAGGTTCGGTTGCGCAACGTCGACCACGCGCTGACCTTCGACGAGGTGATCGGTTTCATCGGCGAGCGCAAGTCGCGCGCGCTGGTGGCGCTGGAACCCCGCTCCGCGAAGGACGACTTGCGCGATCAGCCCGGCTACCTCTTCGAGACCGTGGCGGTCAACGAGGACGGCGGGGTGCAGCCGACCTACGACCTGTCCGTGCCGGAGAACGTCACCTACGTCGCGAACGGCTTTGTCAGCCACAACACCATCGGCTTCATGATGGACTGCGACACGACCGGCATCGAGCCGGACTTTTCGCTGGTGAAGTTCAAGAAGCTGGTCGGCGGCGGGTCGATGCAGATCGTGAACCAGACGGTGCCGCGGGCGCTTTCCGTGCTGGGGTACCAGGGCGAGCAGGCCGAGGCCATCGTCGAGTTCATCGCGCAGCACGGGCACGTGGTGGACGCGCCGGGGCTGCGGCCCGAGCACTACGACGTGTTCGACTGCGCGGTCGGCGAGCGGTCCATCGCGGCGATGGGCCACGTGCGCATGATGGCCGCGGTGCAGCCGTTCCTGTCCGGCGCCATTTCCAAGACGGTCAACATGCCGGAGTCGGCGACCGTCGCCGACGTCGAGGAGATCTACTTCCAGGGCTGGAAACTCGGCCTGAAGGCACTGGCGATCTACCGCGACAACTGCAAGGTCGGCCAGCCGCTGTCCACCGCCAAGAAGAAGGAAGAGCCCGCCGAGGTGGCCAAGGTGGAGTACCGCCCGGTCCGCAAGCGGCTGCCGAAGAAACGCCCCAGCCAGACCGTTTCGTTCACCGTCGGCGGCGCCGAGGGCTACCTGCACGCCGGGTCGTATCCGGACGACGGGCTCGGCGAGATCTTCATCAAGCTCGGCAAGCAGGGCTCCACCCTGGCCGGAGTGATGGACGCCTTCTCCATGTCGATCTCGGTCGGCCTGCAGTACGGGATCCCGCTGGAGTTCTACATCTCGAAGTTCTCCAACCTGCGCTTCGAACCGGCCGGCATGACCGACGACCCGGACGTCCGGATCGCCACCAGCGTGCTCGACTACCTCTTCCGGCGGCTCGCCTTGGACTACCTGCCGTACGAGAAGCGTTCGCAACTCGGCATCTTCACCGCCGAGGAACGCGCCTCGCAGGTCGACGCCGACTACGGCGCGTCCACCGCGGAGCCGCCACGGGTCGATCTCGACGAGTTGCGCAGCAGCGTCTATTCGTCAGAGGCCGACGCCGAACCGGAGGTCGAAGGGGAACGCCAGGCGCAGACCTCAGCGGAGCTGATGGAACTGCACCTCGGCAAGGTCGCCGACGCGCCGCTGTGCATGACGTGTGGCACGAAGATGCGCCCGGCCGGCTCGTGCTATGCGTGCGAAGGATGTGGGGCCACCTCGGGCTGCAGCTGA